One window from the genome of Paenibacillus azoreducens encodes:
- a CDS encoding Lsa family ABC-F type ribosomal protection protein, translating to MSMIQVQDLTFSYPGSFDNIFEGVNFQIDTDWKLGFIGRNGRGKTTFFNLLLGNYEYSGKIISSVEFNYFPYPVSDKNKYTYEILEEICPLAEDWEFLREISYLNVDAEVMYRPFKTLSNGEQTKVLLAALFLNEGQFLLIDEPTNHLDTDARKIVSNYLRKKKGFILISHDRIFLDGCVDHILSINRANIEVQSGNYSSWKLNFDRQQEHEEATNERLQKDIGRLKDSSKRSAGWSNQVEASKNGTTNSGSKLDKGFVGHKAAKMMKRAKNIESRQQKAIEEKSKLLKNVEKTESLKLEPLEFQSKELVVMADVSVKYDDQIVNKPISFKVEQGDRIVLDGKNGSGKSSILKLILGNPIQHTGSMNLASGLIISYVGQDTSHLKGLLSDFIEEHEIDETLFKSILRKMDFDRIQFEKDISHYSGGQKKKLLIAKSLCEQAHLYIWDEPLNFIDIYSRMQIEELIKTYNPTMVFVEHDQAFQQTVATKTIYM from the coding sequence ATGTCAATGATACAAGTTCAAGACTTAACTTTTTCTTATCCAGGCAGCTTTGACAATATTTTTGAAGGTGTAAACTTTCAGATAGATACGGATTGGAAACTTGGATTTATCGGTAGAAATGGGCGAGGTAAAACAACATTTTTTAATTTATTATTAGGGAATTATGAGTATAGCGGGAAAATCATTTCTTCGGTAGAATTTAATTATTTCCCTTATCCGGTTTCGGATAAAAACAAGTACACTTATGAAATCCTTGAAGAAATTTGCCCCCTAGCAGAAGATTGGGAATTTCTTCGTGAAATCTCCTATCTAAATGTCGATGCCGAGGTTATGTACCGACCATTTAAAACATTATCCAATGGAGAACAAACAAAGGTGTTGCTTGCCGCGCTATTTCTGAATGAAGGCCAATTTCTGTTAATTGATGAGCCAACCAATCATTTAGACACTGATGCACGAAAGATTGTCTCTAATTATCTAAGGAAGAAAAAAGGGTTTATTTTAATTTCACATGACAGAATCTTTTTAGATGGATGCGTTGACCATATCCTGTCGATCAATAGAGCGAATATTGAAGTTCAAAGCGGTAACTATTCTTCATGGAAGTTAAATTTTGATAGGCAGCAGGAACATGAAGAAGCAACGAATGAGCGTCTACAAAAAGACATCGGGAGATTAAAGGACTCTTCAAAGCGTTCAGCAGGTTGGTCTAATCAAGTGGAAGCTTCAAAAAATGGGACAACGAACTCGGGTTCTAAGTTGGACAAAGGGTTTGTGGGACATAAAGCGGCAAAGATGATGAAGAGAGCAAAGAACATTGAATCAAGGCAACAAAAAGCTATAGAAGAAAAGTCAAAACTTTTAAAAAATGTGGAAAAAACCGAGTCGTTAAAATTAGAACCATTGGAATTTCAGTCAAAAGAATTGGTTGTTATGGCTGACGTGTCTGTTAAGTACGATGACCAAATCGTGAATAAGCCAATTAGCTTTAAAGTTGAACAAGGTGACCGAATTGTACTGGATGGAAAGAATGGAAGCGGAAAGAGTAGTATTCTAAAACTAATCTTAGGAAATCCGATACAACATACAGGCTCGATGAATTTAGCTTCCGGACTTATCATTTCCTATGTTGGGCAGGATACTTCTCATTTGAAGGGACTTTTATCGGACTTTATTGAAGAGCATGAGATTGATGAAACGTTATTTAAATCCATCCTACGCAAGATGGATTTTGACCGAATACAATTTGAGAAAGATATATCTCATTATTCTGGTGGTCAAAAGAAAAAGCTGCTTATAGCCAAAAGTTTATGTGAACAGGCTCATCTGTATATTTGGGATGAACCGTTAAATTTTATTGATATTTATTCGCGCATGCAGATTGAAGAGCTTATTAAAACATATAACCCAACAATGGTTTTTGTAGAGCATGATCAGGCATTCCAGCAAACAGTTGCAACAAAAACTATATATATGTAG